From the Bombus vancouverensis nearcticus chromosome 3, iyBomVanc1_principal, whole genome shotgun sequence genome, one window contains:
- the LOC117165812 gene encoding SREBP regulating gene protein isoform X2, with protein MDPMLINDNNDDLISDDDALSEQLRASGKPPLWQMAIVDQGANENPLNVEAVSNLNDTDTMVHPCRNSIQGKVLIVDERGIVCSRQEILPNGCCNMEQKDSNKNEDTSTIAKKERYSCKTCNAQGCCAIYEYCVSCCLHPGKQIKGRKDVLLGLLRDNHKAHRDQDVVKKRLRNLDRFQVCLAACRTSSASVRHENTYKDPHSKHCYTLQPPYSHQRHRRDVDSYNNNDDNSVVVASFSVMPLLTLFSPFCLLIHANNNSLLLSCNYRLPMFDYYFHVQPP; from the exons ATGGACCCTATGCTAATTAATGACAATAACGATGACTTAATTTCTGATGATGATGCATTATCGGAGCAATTGAGAGCATCTGGTAAACCACCACTGTGGCAGATGGCAATCGTTGATCAAGGGGCAAACGAGAATCCATTAAATGTAGAAGCAGTGTCAAATTTAAATGACACCGATACTATGGTTCATCCTTGTCGTAATTCCATACAG GGTAAAGTTCTAATAGTAGATGAGCGTGGCATTGTATGCTCTAGACAAGAAATTTTGCCTAATGGTTGTTGTAATATGGAACAAAaagattctaataaaaatgAGGATACATCAACTATAGCCAAGAAAGAGAGGTATAGCTGTAAAACATGTAATGCTCAAGGGTGCTGTGCTATCTATGAATATTGTGTTTCCTGCTGCCTACATCCTGGCAAG CAAATAAAGGGGAGGAAGGATGTGCTATTAGGTTTACTTAGAGACAATCATAAAGCACACAGGGACCAAGATGTAGTGAAGAAACGGCTTCGCAATCTAGACCGTTTCCAAGTTTGTTTGGCTGCGTGTCGTACTTCCAGCGCAAGCGTCCGGCATGAAAATACCTATAAAGATCCACATTCGAAGCATTGTTACACTCTTCAACCACCATATTCACATCAAAGACATCGTCGTGATGTTGATTCATACAATAATAATGACGACAACTCTGTTGTCGTTGCATCTTTTTCTGTTATGCCGTTACTTACCCTCTTCTCTCCTTTCTGCCTACTTATACATGCAAACAACAATTCGCTTTTACTATCGTGTAACTACCGTTTACCGATGTTTGATTATTACTTTCACGTACAACCACCTTGA
- the LOC117165812 gene encoding SREBP regulating gene protein isoform X1, with protein MPSCGSLFRIIRRRLVLGLIFALSLTYCAFSLFRNEKKTFALDNDLDDMDPMLINDNNDDLISDDDALSEQLRASGKPPLWQMAIVDQGANENPLNVEAVSNLNDTDTMVHPCRNSIQGKVLIVDERGIVCSRQEILPNGCCNMEQKDSNKNEDTSTIAKKERYSCKTCNAQGCCAIYEYCVSCCLHPGKQIKGRKDVLLGLLRDNHKAHRDQDVVKKRLRNLDRFQVCLAACRTSSASVRHENTYKDPHSKHCYTLQPPYSHQRHRRDVDSYNNNDDNSVVVASFSVMPLLTLFSPFCLLIHANNNSLLLSCNYRLPMFDYYFHVQPP; from the exons ATGCCGAGTTGTGGCAGCCTGTTCAGGATCATTAGACGGCGCCTCGTACTTGGGCTCATCTTTGCTTTGTCTCTTACCTACTGCGCCTTTTCACTTTTTCGTAACGAG AAAAAGACATTTGCTTTGGATAATGATCTTGATGACATGGACCCTATGCTAATTAATGACAATAACGATGACTTAATTTCTGATGATGATGCATTATCGGAGCAATTGAGAGCATCTGGTAAACCACCACTGTGGCAGATGGCAATCGTTGATCAAGGGGCAAACGAGAATCCATTAAATGTAGAAGCAGTGTCAAATTTAAATGACACCGATACTATGGTTCATCCTTGTCGTAATTCCATACAG GGTAAAGTTCTAATAGTAGATGAGCGTGGCATTGTATGCTCTAGACAAGAAATTTTGCCTAATGGTTGTTGTAATATGGAACAAAaagattctaataaaaatgAGGATACATCAACTATAGCCAAGAAAGAGAGGTATAGCTGTAAAACATGTAATGCTCAAGGGTGCTGTGCTATCTATGAATATTGTGTTTCCTGCTGCCTACATCCTGGCAAG CAAATAAAGGGGAGGAAGGATGTGCTATTAGGTTTACTTAGAGACAATCATAAAGCACACAGGGACCAAGATGTAGTGAAGAAACGGCTTCGCAATCTAGACCGTTTCCAAGTTTGTTTGGCTGCGTGTCGTACTTCCAGCGCAAGCGTCCGGCATGAAAATACCTATAAAGATCCACATTCGAAGCATTGTTACACTCTTCAACCACCATATTCACATCAAAGACATCGTCGTGATGTTGATTCATACAATAATAATGACGACAACTCTGTTGTCGTTGCATCTTTTTCTGTTATGCCGTTACTTACCCTCTTCTCTCCTTTCTGCCTACTTATACATGCAAACAACAATTCGCTTTTACTATCGTGTAACTACCGTTTACCGATGTTTGATTATTACTTTCACGTACAACCACCTTGA